The genomic interval ATTACATctacataatattgaaaaattgcttcagaatgtatttttgttttttcttttgatatGAATTCTAGGCTAAATAGGTAAAgcgaattttaaatacattatatttgaatttgaacggTTAATAAGATAGGTTCATACCCTATGTCTATGCTACCTTCGTATATCTATGATAGTGAACACAGTGTTTATGTTGAGTATCGGCGGACTCAAGTTGTGACTACCTAGTGCTTGTATATCTATCGTCAGTGCAAAAATATCTTCTATCGATTCGTATGAAAATATACCTTGTGTGGATTAAACAACAATATTTGTACCGTGGAGGTCGCTGTGCGTGAGGCCACAATTGTATGTCACTACCCTAACTACGTCGACTACCATGCATCTGAACCCAAACACTATGTCTCaagtaaattcaaataaaataaacaaaattcaaaaccaAATTCTACATAATTCCTTACTTTATTGTCAAATAAAAGAAATGCgaagtttaaaattatatcacacacatcaaaattaaattaaagaaaataaaactaacataattctcacgaaataataataaagattcaaacaaaaataatagttatcaaaattaatcAGATACAATATTGCAATTGGAAATTATCATTAGACATTAGCGtatcattataattacaataacaaattcatTATGACTAGTTCTCCCGTACTGATGGAGTGCATGAATGTGTGGTTTACATTAGAGCGACTACTTAATACTACGAGCTTGATAAAGATGAGATTGCTCAGTTAAGAGATCTAAATAATGCTTACAAGTTAACGAAACTAATTGAACTTTAATAACGATGCCTTAGTTAAGTGTCAAACTTTAAAACTAGTGGAATGAAGAATAGTCGCGTGCACTGATTATCTGGGCGGCACCTCACGCGGCGGGGGACTTCGGTATTTGGCTTTAATGTGTAAGAAGGGTTTCTTAGCGGAGGTGTCGTCGGCGATGGTGGCGGCCAGCGACAGCCGGATGCTCTCCTCGATGGCGGCCTGCGTCATCGCTCCGTTCACTGATATACTCTTGTTCAAAGGCTTGAAGTCTACGGGCGTTGCCAGGCTCATACTCCTGGTCTTCTTGGCGTACCCGTTGGTGCCGTTGAATGTCTTTTTGGGCTCATTGACGGGGGTGGAGGCGAGACTCTGGCTGCGCGTCTTGCGAGCGGCGGCGGGCTCGGCGGGATTGCGGGCAGGCTCGGCCGGCGTGCTGGCCGCGCTCGTGCTTCTGGTCTTCTTGATCTGGTTGAGCCGGTCCGTGCCGCAGAACGCCTTCTTATCGTCTTTCTGGACGTAAGCCAAACTCATACTGCAGGACTTCTTAGGTGTGTTAGCCAATGTGGTGGAGGTGAGTGATTTCCTGTGCTCTACGGGTGGCGTTCTAACTGATCTACCGGTCGGCGTGTTGGGGGTGCTGAAGCTGGAGGGGGCGGACTGCTTCCTGTTCCGCGGCGCGGGGGACTTGGGGGAACGACCATCCACTGAGTCCGCCCGCAGGGGGAGCGTCAGGCCCGAGCGCAGGCTGCGAGTAGACGACTGTTTGACGGGAGTGGAGGTGCGGCGCGGCTCGGGCTGCGGGGAGCTCTTGCCGCTGCTCGCCTTGCTGGAGGCGCGGGTGGAGCGGCCGCTGCGCAGCTCCACGGGAGACGTCTTGCCGCTGATGGAGGAAGCTTTGCTATCGACGGGTGAGACGGTGCCGGCTACTGAGGCTTCCTTGGTGAGCGAGGCTCTACTGCTGGCGGGTGAGAGGGCGGGCGGTGGTGGCGGGACGGGCAGCAGGTCGCGGCGGCCGGGGGTGACGAGGCGCACCTGGCAGGGCTCGTGGCGCGACAGGAAGTGCTCCAGCGTGTCCCAGCCGCCGCCCACGCGCACCATCATGTGCCGCCCCTTCAGCAACTGCAATATTTCACCATAACGATTACAAATCAGCCATTTTGCAACGACTCAACTGTTGTATGTTGGATCTAATGGTAAATGAAGTAATAATTCTTATAAGTGTGTGGCCACTCACCCTAATGAAGACATTTCTGCCGGCGATGTTGTATCGTCCCTCGCCGACCTTCTTGACCTTCAGCAGCTTGGAGCACTTGCCCGAGCTGCAGCTACAGCCGCGCTCCATCAGCCGCGTCACTAACTGCACCTGAAACACAAAGAATACGTTCAAAATCGTAGAACTTGTCAATTCACTCGACCATGAACTCCTGCGGATCAAACTTTATGTACCAGCTTTAGCTTAAGTAACAATAAGGTCTATCTATTGCTATTCAATGAAGAGATGACGTACCCTCTTGTCGAGTTCATTGGTAGGTTTGAGCGGCACGTCCGAGTCCGTGCTGGCCGCCGTGCCGTCTGACTTAGTGCTCTCGGCATCTGCGTTGTCCACGGCTGATAGTTGCGCTAAAAGATGAAGAGCGAATTAGtatttttacagttatttcAACTGAGAGTAAGTAAACCAGaaaaaaagcatttgtattgagCATTAACACTTACAGTCATTGGGATCTTGTGTCTTAGACGGTACTTCGATGGCTGATCTGCTGAATAAATAGGAAAGTCCGTTTTAATCACgaacaaaacacaatttaaaatgTTCCAAAAACCGGTTTTCAATACTGGTTAACTAAAATGAATTAA from Helicoverpa armigera isolate CAAS_96S chromosome 19, ASM3070526v1, whole genome shotgun sequence carries:
- the LOC110373927 gene encoding GAS2-like protein 1 isoform X1 — translated: MAYYRCGPTAIGSRTSWGPVTSPASVEPKSFDRPLSGNFDRIFNAFERTNAFEYIRNSFEGGKEEEERHIGHGDIVVNRKMSSSYERADCALAAQTPCSEDEDFYREKILYSQARQLFPLQEDLADWINKTIGITYLSGENFLDVLDNGAELCQLAAVIHDRAREALDQGLIVGPVPQIRGRCWQRAARRSFFSRDNTENFITFCRELGVHENLLFESDDLVLHNQPRQVILCLLEVARLATKFNVEPPGLVQLEKEIALEERDSGLDSAMSATAWQFRDASPPPRDDNRSAIEVPSKTQDPNDSQLSAVDNADAESTKSDGTAASTDSDVPLKPTNELDKRVQLVTRLMERGCSCSSGKCSKLLKVKKVGEGRYNIAGRNVFIRLLKGRHMMVRVGGGWDTLEHFLSRHEPCQVRLVTPGRRDLLPVPPPPPALSPASSRASLTKEASVAGTVSPVDSKASSISGKTSPVELRSGRSTRASSKASSGKSSPQPEPRRTSTPVKQSSTRSLRSGLTLPLRADSVDGRSPKSPAPRNRKQSAPSSFSTPNTPTGRSVRTPPVEHRKSLTSTTLANTPKKSCSMSLAYVQKDDKKAFCGTDRLNQIKKTRSTSAASTPAEPARNPAEPAAARKTRSQSLASTPVNEPKKTFNGTNGYAKKTRSMSLATPVDFKPLNKSISVNGAMTQAAIEESIRLSLAATIADDTSAKKPFLHIKAKYRSPPPREVPPR
- the LOC110373927 gene encoding GAS2-like protein 1 isoform X2, translated to MAYYRCGPTAIGSRTSWGPVTSPASVEPKSFDRPLSGNFDRIFNAFERTNAFEYIRNSFEGGKEEEERHIGHGDIVVNRKMSSSYERADCALAAQTPCSEDEDFYREKILYSQARQLFPLQEDLADWINKTIGITYLSGENFLDVLDNGAELCQLAAVIHDRAREALDQGLIVGPVPQIRGRCWQRAARRSFFSRDNTENFITFCRELGVHENLLFESDDLVLHNQPRQVILCLLEVARLATKFNVEPPGLVQLEKEIALEERDSGLDSAMSATAWQFRDASPPPRDDKSAIEVPSKTQDPNDSQLSAVDNADAESTKSDGTAASTDSDVPLKPTNELDKRVQLVTRLMERGCSCSSGKCSKLLKVKKVGEGRYNIAGRNVFIRLLKGRHMMVRVGGGWDTLEHFLSRHEPCQVRLVTPGRRDLLPVPPPPPALSPASSRASLTKEASVAGTVSPVDSKASSISGKTSPVELRSGRSTRASSKASSGKSSPQPEPRRTSTPVKQSSTRSLRSGLTLPLRADSVDGRSPKSPAPRNRKQSAPSSFSTPNTPTGRSVRTPPVEHRKSLTSTTLANTPKKSCSMSLAYVQKDDKKAFCGTDRLNQIKKTRSTSAASTPAEPARNPAEPAAARKTRSQSLASTPVNEPKKTFNGTNGYAKKTRSMSLATPVDFKPLNKSISVNGAMTQAAIEESIRLSLAATIADDTSAKKPFLHIKAKYRSPPPREVPPR